One window of Mangrovibacterium diazotrophicum genomic DNA carries:
- a CDS encoding ABC transporter ATP-binding protein, with the protein MKDFINILRRFIPPYKSRMLLNFLFNLLSAIFAVFSMALMIPILEIIFGQSRDVMALQQWTFDLGTIKNNLYYYVTFVKNEYGGGYTLLFVGIFIILMTLLKVGFAYMAAYEAVHIRNGVVRDIRSQLYSKVLRLSMRFFSDERKGDIIARATGDVAEVETSIMSSLDMFLKNPVLIIVFLISMLVMSPTLTLFIFLVLPVAGYIIGRVGKSLKKVSREGQDKMGVILTVIEETLGGLRIIKAFNAEKKMDEVFQKELDGYKGTMNRLMSRRELAHPMSEFLGTIVIVVVVWFGGTLILGNKSSLTGPTFIAYIGIFYQIINPAKAFSNALYSIQKGLAAMDRIDMILKAPITINDKENAKTVQAFKNQIEYKNVTFAYEGKAVLKDVSLVIPKGKTVALVGQSGSGKTTFVDLLPRFYDVDQGSITIDGTDIRDLKIHDLRELMGNVNQEAILFNDTIFNNIAFGVENATMDDVIAAAKVANAHDFISETEDGYNTMIGDRGSKLSGGQRQRLSIARAILKNPSILILDEATSALDTESERLVQEALENLMKNRTSLVIAHRLSTIKNADVICVMHEGKIVEMGTHDELLATEGQYFRLHRMQSF; encoded by the coding sequence ATGAAGGATTTTATAAATATCCTGCGGCGGTTTATACCACCCTACAAAAGCAGGATGTTGTTGAACTTTTTATTCAACTTATTATCTGCCATTTTCGCTGTTTTTTCAATGGCACTGATGATCCCGATTCTGGAAATCATTTTCGGGCAATCGCGGGATGTCATGGCATTGCAGCAATGGACGTTTGATCTCGGTACCATCAAGAACAACCTCTATTATTACGTCACCTTTGTGAAAAACGAATATGGCGGTGGATATACTCTGCTTTTTGTTGGCATCTTTATCATTCTGATGACTTTGCTGAAAGTTGGTTTTGCCTATATGGCAGCCTACGAAGCGGTGCACATCCGGAACGGAGTTGTACGCGATATTCGCAGCCAGCTTTACTCGAAGGTATTGCGGCTTTCCATGCGTTTTTTCTCCGACGAGCGTAAAGGTGACATCATCGCACGGGCAACCGGCGACGTGGCCGAGGTGGAAACCTCCATCATGTCGTCGCTGGACATGTTCCTGAAAAACCCTGTCCTGATTATCGTCTTTTTGATTTCCATGCTAGTCATGAGTCCTACACTTACTCTGTTCATTTTCCTGGTGCTGCCGGTTGCCGGCTACATCATCGGCCGAGTTGGTAAGTCGTTGAAAAAGGTTTCGCGTGAAGGACAAGATAAGATGGGCGTTATTCTGACAGTTATAGAGGAAACGCTGGGCGGCCTGCGAATCATCAAGGCTTTCAATGCCGAGAAAAAGATGGACGAAGTGTTCCAAAAGGAACTGGACGGCTACAAAGGCACAATGAACCGACTGATGAGTCGGCGCGAGTTGGCGCACCCGATGAGTGAGTTCCTGGGTACAATTGTGATCGTTGTTGTTGTCTGGTTTGGAGGAACGCTGATTTTAGGAAATAAAAGTTCGTTGACAGGACCGACTTTCATTGCTTACATCGGTATTTTCTACCAGATCATCAACCCGGCAAAAGCCTTTTCAAATGCGTTGTACAGTATCCAGAAGGGGCTTGCTGCAATGGATCGGATTGACATGATCCTGAAAGCACCAATAACGATTAACGATAAAGAGAATGCGAAAACGGTTCAGGCATTTAAGAACCAGATCGAATATAAAAACGTCACTTTTGCTTACGAAGGTAAAGCAGTACTGAAAGATGTTTCGCTGGTGATCCCAAAAGGAAAAACAGTGGCATTGGTTGGGCAGTCGGGGAGTGGTAAAACCACTTTTGTGGATTTGCTGCCTCGTTTCTACGACGTGGATCAAGGATCGATTACCATTGACGGAACAGATATTCGCGACCTGAAGATTCACGATTTGCGTGAGCTGATGGGGAATGTAAACCAGGAAGCGATTCTTTTCAATGATACCATTTTCAATAATATTGCTTTTGGTGTTGAGAATGCGACCATGGATGATGTGATTGCGGCAGCGAAAGTTGCCAATGCGCATGATTTCATCTCAGAAACCGAAGACGGTTACAATACCATGATTGGTGACCGCGGGAGTAAACTTTCCGGTGGACAGCGTCAGCGCTTGAGCATTGCCCGAGCGATCCTGAAAAACCCATCAATTTTGATTTTGGACGAAGCAACTTCTGCTTTGGATACCGAGTCGGAACGTTTGGTTCAGGAAGCTTTGGAAAACCTGATGAAAAATCGTACGTCACTGGTTATTGCACACCGTTTGTCAACGATTAAAAACGCCGATGTTATTTGTGTGATGCACGAAGGCAAGATCGTTGAAATGGGGACCCACGACGAGTTGCTGGCCACTGAGGGCCAATATTTCCGATTGCACCGGATGCAAAGTTTCTAA
- the purB gene encoding adenylosuccinate lyase codes for MELNLLTAITPIDGRYRSKVSSLENYFSEYALIKYRVFVEVEYFIALCELPLPQLAAFDKSLFPSLRKLVEQFSVEDAQRIKDIEKVTNHDVKAVEYFLKEEFDKLGIQAFKEFIHFGLTSQDINNTAVPKSIHDALDFEYFPAVNDLVDKLDELAEEWKSISMLAKTHGQPASPTNLGKEIRVFSERIKKQLEQLRNINCDAKFGGATGNFNAHNIAYPEISWKAFGNHFLKNYLGLERAQYTTQIANYDNHAAIFDALKRVNTIILDLDRDMWTYISMEYFKQKIKAGEVGSSAMPHKVNPIDFENSEGNLGMANAIFEHLSAKLPVSRLQRDLTDSTVLRTIGMPLAHTLIAVNSTMRGLDKLLLNKDAIDADLENNWPVVAEAIQTLLRREGYPNPYEALRDLTRVNKKINQQVVHEFIDTLNVSDELKAELKTITPQNYTGIF; via the coding sequence ATGGAACTGAATTTATTAACAGCAATTACCCCTATAGACGGTCGTTACCGTTCAAAAGTCAGCAGTCTCGAAAATTACTTCTCTGAATACGCGTTAATCAAGTACCGCGTTTTTGTTGAAGTTGAATATTTTATCGCCTTGTGCGAATTGCCTCTGCCTCAGTTGGCAGCGTTTGATAAAAGCTTGTTCCCGAGCCTGAGAAAATTGGTTGAACAGTTTTCGGTGGAGGATGCGCAACGCATTAAGGATATTGAGAAAGTGACGAACCACGACGTGAAAGCTGTGGAGTATTTCCTGAAGGAGGAATTTGATAAACTGGGAATTCAGGCATTCAAAGAATTTATCCATTTCGGATTGACTTCGCAGGACATTAATAATACAGCTGTTCCAAAGTCAATTCACGATGCATTGGATTTCGAATATTTCCCGGCAGTTAACGATTTGGTAGATAAACTGGATGAGTTGGCAGAGGAATGGAAGAGCATTTCAATGTTGGCCAAAACGCACGGTCAGCCAGCTTCACCAACCAACTTGGGTAAAGAAATCCGGGTCTTCTCTGAACGCATCAAAAAACAATTGGAGCAACTGCGCAACATCAACTGCGATGCTAAATTCGGTGGTGCAACGGGTAACTTCAATGCTCACAATATTGCGTATCCTGAAATTAGCTGGAAAGCTTTCGGAAACCATTTCCTGAAAAATTACCTGGGGTTGGAACGTGCGCAATACACCACTCAAATTGCCAATTACGACAACCACGCAGCGATTTTCGACGCACTGAAACGCGTGAATACAATTATCCTGGATTTGGATCGCGACATGTGGACCTACATTTCCATGGAATACTTCAAGCAAAAAATTAAAGCAGGCGAAGTTGGTTCGTCGGCGATGCCACATAAAGTGAACCCGATTGACTTCGAAAATTCAGAAGGTAACCTGGGCATGGCGAATGCGATTTTCGAGCACTTGTCGGCAAAATTACCAGTTTCTCGTCTACAGCGCGACCTGACCGATTCAACTGTTTTGAGAACAATTGGGATGCCTTTGGCTCACACGTTGATCGCGGTCAATTCGACCATGCGCGGTTTGGATAAATTGTTGCTGAACAAAGATGCGATTGATGCTGATTTGGAAAACAACTGGCCGGTAGTTGCCGAAGCTATTCAAACGCTTTTGCGTCGCGAGGGCTACCCAAATCCTTACGAGGCATTGCGTGACCTGACTCGTGTGAACAAGAAGATCAATCAGCAGGTTGTTCACGAGTTTATCGATACGCTGAATGTAAGCGATGAACTGAAGGCTGAATTGAAAACAATTACTCCTCAGAATTACACAGGTATTTTTTAA
- a CDS encoding lipocalin family protein yields MTRLPIITVLLFLILTSCAKKSDIDTTTVKSLDLNRYMGTWYEIARFPHSFENDLVGVTANYRLRDDGKIRVLNSGWKGTLEGEYDAADGVAKIPDPSDPAKLKVSFFLFFYADYYILDLDTINYQYALIGSSDPNYLWILGRQPQMDPKLYQKLVNEAARRGYDTSKLYKVPQPEL; encoded by the coding sequence ATGACCCGACTTCCAATAATAACAGTCCTACTGTTTTTGATTCTGACTTCGTGCGCTAAAAAAAGCGATATTGATACGACGACCGTGAAAAGCCTCGACCTAAACCGATACATGGGAACCTGGTACGAGATTGCCCGCTTTCCGCATTCATTCGAAAATGATTTGGTTGGAGTAACGGCAAACTACAGGCTTCGTGATGACGGTAAAATCAGAGTTCTGAATTCGGGTTGGAAAGGAACGTTGGAGGGCGAGTACGACGCGGCCGACGGGGTTGCCAAAATTCCGGATCCATCAGATCCTGCGAAATTGAAGGTTTCTTTCTTCTTGTTCTTCTATGCCGACTACTACATTCTGGATCTCGACACCATCAATTACCAGTATGCGCTCATCGGAAGTTCCGATCCTAACTATTTATGGATATTGGGGCGTCAGCCTCAAATGGATCCCAAACTCTATCAAAAGCTTGTCAACGAAGCTGCCCGACGCGGATACGATACGTCAAAATTATATAAAGTACCCCAACCTGAATTATAA
- a CDS encoding NfeD family protein translates to MKLVLAVIILSFGFLLNYTQISAQDSSKKLVYKLNIKDNIMPKTWRDTQHAFAEADSLGADLILIHMNTYGGTVLDADSIRTKILNSPIPVYVFIDNNAASAGALISIACDSIYMRKGASIGAATVVNQTGEKMPDKYQSYMRSIMRSTAESHGGDTIIAGQDTTFHWFRDPKIAEAMVDESVYIPGVIDSTKVLTLTPTEAMKYGFCEGIAENVPQVLEKIGVEDYDIVEYTPSFIEKIIGFLVNPIVSGILIMAILGGIYFELQTPGVGFPLVVAIIAAFAYFAPLYLEGLAANWEILLFIVGLILIAIEIFVLPGFGIAGAVGTLFAFTGLVLSLIENVVFDFDGVHPDKIMTALATVLIALAGGFILSLMLSKRIFSAERGIFQNLSLHEIQDKEKGFVGVDSTIKTLKGKTGLAYTVLRPSGKVQIEGKIYDAVANLGMIDRGETIIVVRDEAAQLYVEKAEG, encoded by the coding sequence ATGAAACTGGTACTGGCTGTCATAATACTGTCCTTCGGCTTCCTCCTAAACTATACACAAATAAGCGCGCAGGACTCTTCTAAAAAACTGGTTTACAAGTTAAACATCAAGGATAACATCATGCCCAAAACCTGGCGGGATACGCAACATGCGTTTGCCGAAGCCGACAGTCTCGGTGCCGACCTTATCCTGATCCACATGAATACCTACGGCGGAACCGTGCTCGATGCCGACTCCATCCGCACTAAAATATTGAACAGCCCGATTCCCGTCTATGTATTTATTGATAACAACGCAGCCAGTGCAGGTGCATTAATCTCAATTGCCTGCGATAGTATTTACATGCGAAAAGGCGCGAGCATAGGAGCCGCAACTGTTGTCAACCAAACGGGAGAGAAAATGCCGGACAAGTACCAGTCGTACATGCGTTCGATTATGCGATCAACAGCAGAGTCGCATGGAGGAGATACCATCATTGCCGGGCAGGATACAACCTTTCATTGGTTTCGCGATCCTAAAATTGCCGAAGCAATGGTTGACGAAAGCGTATATATCCCTGGGGTTATCGACTCGACAAAAGTGCTGACCCTCACCCCGACCGAAGCCATGAAATACGGTTTTTGTGAGGGAATTGCAGAAAACGTTCCGCAGGTTTTGGAAAAAATCGGAGTTGAAGACTACGACATTGTTGAATACACACCCTCATTCATTGAAAAGATTATCGGCTTCCTAGTAAATCCAATTGTATCGGGAATTTTGATCATGGCTATATTGGGTGGAATTTATTTTGAATTGCAAACGCCGGGTGTTGGGTTTCCCCTCGTCGTTGCCATCATCGCAGCATTCGCCTACTTTGCCCCGCTCTACCTTGAAGGTTTGGCTGCCAATTGGGAGATACTGCTCTTCATAGTCGGTCTTATCTTAATAGCTATCGAAATATTTGTCTTGCCGGGTTTCGGTATTGCCGGAGCTGTTGGTACTCTATTTGCGTTTACCGGACTGGTCTTAAGCTTGATTGAAAATGTTGTGTTTGATTTCGACGGCGTTCACCCGGACAAAATAATGACTGCACTTGCCACCGTTCTGATTGCACTTGCCGGCGGGTTTATTTTAAGCCTCATGCTGAGTAAGCGCATATTCTCGGCTGAAAGAGGCATCTTCCAAAACCTTTCGCTACACGAAATCCAGGATAAAGAAAAAGGCTTTGTTGGCGTCGATTCAACAATCAAAACCCTCAAAGGGAAAACCGGGCTTGCTTACACCGTTCTGCGCCCATCCGGGAAAGTACAAATTGAAGGGAAAATCTACGATGCAGTTGCCAATTTAGGCATGATCGATCGCGGAGAAACCATCATCGTCGTTCGGGATGAAGCGGCACAATTGTATGTTGAAAAAGCGGAAGGTTAA
- a CDS encoding TonB-dependent receptor: MKRITCQAAVQLLLALILHLNLSAQKTGTIQGKVVTSDEQKAAFVNVFIPGTTYGTTTNNDGIFTLRGVPAGQQEISFSLIGLETKTVKLDVNENQLTDAGTIVLTEKLSVLEEAVVVANRLNQFAAKSTEYVAGIPLKNIDNPQSYSSITGALMEEQMVTDLTDAMKSITGGGGYVKSNEGNISVYLRGFRSDAYVKDGMLSFVRVPVDPQNVERMEIIKGPSAVMYGSANNNVSSYGGVLNRVSKKPMEHKSMELSYSTGSWELNRLTADINSPLDSAGKALFRVNGAYHSENSFKDAGMQRDYLFAPSLTYQFNDKLKISLLTEFFHTKRTLTFANGVANTVTAKTWNDLAWDYDKSYWSNAMAGEMSSKTVTGFVEYQISPRIKSTTGLSTAEIDVEANFLRLYFTSDTTVQPWVLQYMPRTAGSIHAKQEFSGDFDLGKLNNKFLAGASYVRVYDRYQRNTGTWIRYDVVDMTTGTSPTYSPDAHQQLADAAGITATRTSYDTYSAYLSDAISFNDYVTFLGGIRYDRNSLDNTFTNGVEGTNGYDLNAFSYKAGLVISPVKDQVSVFGNYMNGYNLVSPGADNTGEQIDWDPEYAKQWEVGTKIDLFEKKLMSTISYYHINIENQVITSNGEQFQNGTNTTSKGVEVELIANPIPGLNFVSGYTHNKAYYDETPEYRMTYSPENLFNFWGSYRVMKGDLKGLGCGLGLNYASETFVNTTNTFGSEAYTVADATVFYDLPKIRFSLKVDNLSDKQYYNPYGQAQKPRNFKIGITYQL; encoded by the coding sequence ATGAAAAGAATAACATGCCAGGCAGCAGTTCAACTTCTGCTCGCTTTAATTTTACATCTCAATCTTTCCGCTCAGAAAACCGGAACAATCCAAGGTAAAGTCGTCACTTCCGACGAGCAAAAAGCAGCCTTTGTGAATGTTTTCATTCCCGGAACGACCTACGGAACAACAACCAACAACGACGGTATCTTCACATTGCGTGGAGTTCCTGCCGGACAACAAGAGATCTCCTTCTCGCTAATCGGCCTCGAAACCAAGACGGTGAAACTGGACGTGAACGAAAATCAGCTAACCGATGCCGGCACCATCGTGCTGACTGAAAAATTAAGTGTGCTGGAAGAAGCAGTGGTTGTTGCCAACCGACTCAACCAGTTTGCTGCCAAAAGCACCGAATATGTAGCCGGAATTCCATTGAAAAATATCGACAATCCACAGTCCTATTCTTCAATCACCGGTGCGTTGATGGAAGAACAAATGGTGACCGACCTCACCGACGCCATGAAAAGCATCACCGGTGGTGGTGGCTACGTGAAGTCGAATGAAGGCAACATCAGTGTTTACCTGCGTGGTTTCCGTTCCGATGCCTACGTAAAAGACGGAATGCTTTCTTTCGTTCGCGTACCTGTTGATCCGCAAAATGTGGAGCGCATGGAAATCATCAAAGGCCCTTCGGCTGTGATGTACGGATCAGCCAACAACAATGTATCATCATACGGTGGTGTATTGAACCGCGTGAGCAAGAAGCCGATGGAGCATAAAAGCATGGAACTCTCGTACAGCACCGGCAGCTGGGAATTAAACCGACTGACTGCCGACATCAATTCACCGCTGGATAGCGCGGGAAAAGCGCTGTTCCGCGTTAATGGCGCCTACCACTCTGAAAACAGTTTCAAAGACGCTGGCATGCAGCGCGACTACCTTTTTGCACCTTCTTTGACCTACCAATTTAACGACAAACTAAAGATCAGCTTATTAACCGAGTTCTTCCATACCAAACGTACCTTGACTTTTGCAAACGGCGTTGCCAACACTGTTACAGCTAAAACCTGGAACGACCTGGCGTGGGATTACGACAAGTCATACTGGTCGAATGCCATGGCCGGAGAAATGAGCTCGAAAACAGTAACTGGTTTTGTTGAGTACCAGATTTCACCGCGAATCAAATCGACAACAGGTTTGTCGACTGCTGAAATTGATGTTGAAGCGAATTTCCTTCGCCTCTACTTCACCAGCGACACAACTGTTCAGCCTTGGGTTCTACAGTACATGCCTCGCACCGCGGGATCAATCCACGCAAAACAAGAATTCAGCGGCGACTTCGACCTCGGAAAATTAAACAACAAGTTTCTGGCAGGTGCCAGCTACGTTCGTGTTTACGATCGCTATCAACGAAATACCGGGACATGGATTCGTTACGATGTGGTTGACATGACCACCGGCACAAGTCCTACTTACTCGCCGGATGCACATCAACAACTGGCGGACGCAGCCGGAATTACTGCGACACGTACCTCTTACGATACTTATTCAGCCTACCTGTCGGATGCCATCAGCTTTAACGATTACGTGACCTTCCTCGGCGGTATTCGCTATGATCGCAATAGTTTAGACAATACTTTCACCAACGGCGTTGAAGGTACAAACGGCTACGACCTGAATGCCTTCTCGTACAAAGCAGGTTTGGTGATTTCGCCGGTAAAAGACCAGGTTTCTGTTTTTGGGAATTACATGAATGGCTACAATCTGGTTTCGCCGGGAGCAGATAACACCGGCGAACAAATCGACTGGGATCCTGAATATGCCAAACAATGGGAAGTGGGAACGAAAATCGACCTATTCGAAAAAAAGTTGATGAGTACCATCAGCTACTACCACATCAACATCGAAAACCAGGTGATCACCTCAAACGGAGAACAATTCCAAAACGGAACCAACACAACCAGCAAAGGGGTTGAAGTGGAATTGATTGCCAACCCAATTCCCGGATTAAACTTTGTGAGCGGATACACGCATAACAAAGCTTATTACGACGAAACGCCGGAATACCGCATGACTTACTCTCCGGAAAACCTGTTCAATTTCTGGGGAAGCTACCGGGTGATGAAAGGTGACTTGAAGGGATTAGGCTGTGGTCTTGGTTTGAACTACGCCAGCGAAACCTTCGTGAACACGACCAACACCTTCGGTTCTGAAGCCTACACCGTTGCCGATGCAACCGTATTTTACGATCTGCCGAAGATCCGCTTCAGCCTGAAAGTTGACAACCTGAGCGACAAACAATATTACAATCCATACGGGCAAGCACAAAAGCCCCGCAACTTTAAAATTGGTATTACCTACCAGTTATAG
- a CDS encoding alpha/beta hydrolase, translating to MKQRTAFSRYKYRIIHTFLLLFIWSSQQTAFAVSEGIHKTVFSPEINDSIRIDIQLPDSYERFPDQNYPVMYLLDGDFYFDYAAATSQMLSRGIQPFTPQFILVGISTNDRFRDFTPTNAKLNNDDTPVPPNYHVSGGADRFTQFLTTTLKPQIEANYRTNGFNMLFGHSFGGLYAMDLLLHQKAEFNAWLIADPSLWWDKEHLFRDREDLLKRTFKPTTVYIGYTNSISIPPGIDTTLMADCNRTMTEQLQATMKNFHLQTRFYPECSHGSVVIPTFYDGLCFFFEGYSINPKLEGFNLAMLLKTYQTISERIHFKLVPQQDQLETLVRFFMRTPQTRAQAKEFLNFWQEQYPQSNAWVKYSQKLSN from the coding sequence ATGAAACAGAGAACAGCCTTTTCGCGGTATAAATACCGTATCATCCATACTTTTCTTCTACTTTTTATTTGGAGCAGTCAGCAGACTGCTTTTGCTGTTTCCGAAGGTATCCACAAAACCGTCTTTAGCCCCGAAATCAACGACTCCATCCGAATCGACATTCAACTGCCAGACAGCTACGAGCGTTTCCCTGACCAAAATTACCCGGTAATGTATCTGCTCGACGGAGACTTCTACTTCGATTATGCGGCTGCCACCAGCCAGATGCTCTCGCGAGGCATTCAACCATTTACACCACAATTTATTTTGGTAGGTATCAGCACAAACGATCGTTTCCGCGATTTTACCCCAACCAATGCAAAACTGAATAACGATGACACTCCAGTTCCTCCCAATTACCATGTGAGCGGTGGTGCCGATCGCTTTACGCAGTTTTTGACAACGACATTAAAACCTCAAATCGAAGCGAACTACCGAACCAATGGATTCAACATGCTGTTTGGCCACTCCTTCGGTGGTTTGTATGCCATGGACTTGTTGCTTCATCAAAAGGCGGAATTCAACGCCTGGCTGATTGCCGATCCTAGCCTTTGGTGGGACAAGGAACATTTATTCCGGGATCGGGAGGATTTGCTCAAACGCACCTTCAAACCAACAACTGTGTACATCGGGTACACCAATTCCATCAGCATTCCGCCAGGTATCGACACGACTTTAATGGCCGATTGCAACCGCACGATGACGGAGCAACTTCAAGCAACAATGAAAAACTTTCATCTGCAAACCCGGTTTTACCCGGAATGCAGTCATGGCTCGGTGGTGATCCCCACTTTTTACGACGGCCTTTGCTTCTTTTTTGAAGGTTATTCCATCAACCCCAAACTAGAAGGCTTTAACCTGGCCATGCTACTCAAAACCTACCAAACCATTAGCGAACGAATCCATTTCAAACTTGTTCCGCAACAAGATCAACTGGAGACTTTGGTTCGTTTTTTTATGCGCACACCTCAAACCCGAGCTCAGGC